The following proteins are encoded in a genomic region of Reichenbachiella sp.:
- a CDS encoding helix-turn-helix domain-containing protein, with the protein MNLLSSNRKMAKWKLNMCLLTGYMTLSYTSMGQTTAPLPEPSFDTWTSLFLFVSLQALFVFVALFNLKGTQSQANKILAFLLLTFSVILFSYVLYWTNYNREFPYLNGWYHPLLLVSGVLFYLYVRNITTGQKLSKSDWFHFIIPIGIAICLAPLYIDNFQGERKLMLNQTLRPFIIVGLNAYLKVVFLGGYLFFCFRLYYQANLKDSYLKPWFNYLLISYAGYYLTVVLYYALVNFSFFNVTWDYMISFAMSFFIFCVSFLGYIYPQVLAGKPVSNILLRHKYQNSGLTERGELELKDKLLSLMTEDELFLNNDLNLNELALKANTTRHNVSLVINKYFNQNFFDFINEYRIKYVKELFLKPECQGEHVIQLAYRAGFNNKVSFNKAFKKFTGQTPLSYRSEKAEG; encoded by the coding sequence ATGAACTTACTTAGTTCGAATAGAAAAATGGCAAAGTGGAAACTAAATATGTGTTTGTTAACTGGGTACATGACTTTATCATATACCAGTATGGGACAAACAACAGCACCATTGCCAGAGCCATCATTTGATACCTGGACTTCATTGTTTCTTTTTGTCTCGTTGCAAGCCCTGTTTGTGTTTGTTGCGCTTTTCAATTTGAAGGGGACACAATCGCAGGCTAACAAAATTCTGGCCTTTTTGTTACTTACTTTTTCTGTTATTCTCTTCAGTTATGTGTTGTATTGGACAAACTACAATCGCGAGTTTCCTTACCTCAATGGATGGTACCATCCGCTATTGCTTGTCTCTGGTGTACTGTTTTATCTTTATGTACGAAATATCACTACTGGTCAAAAGCTTAGCAAGAGTGATTGGTTTCATTTCATTATTCCTATCGGGATTGCTATTTGTTTAGCGCCGCTATACATAGACAATTTTCAAGGGGAGAGGAAACTAATGCTAAATCAAACCCTTAGACCTTTCATTATTGTTGGGCTCAATGCGTATTTGAAAGTGGTGTTTTTGGGTGGTTATTTGTTCTTCTGTTTTAGACTTTATTATCAAGCCAATCTCAAGGATTCTTATCTCAAACCATGGTTCAACTATTTATTAATTAGCTACGCGGGGTACTATCTGACCGTTGTGCTCTATTATGCTTTGGTTAACTTCAGTTTTTTTAATGTGACGTGGGATTACATGATCTCATTTGCTATGTCATTCTTTATTTTTTGTGTGAGTTTCTTGGGATACATCTATCCCCAGGTTTTAGCGGGGAAGCCAGTTTCCAACATATTACTTAGACATAAATATCAGAATTCCGGATTAACAGAACGCGGAGAACTGGAGTTGAAGGATAAGTTACTGAGTTTGATGACCGAGGATGAGCTTTTTTTGAATAACGATCTTAATCTTAACGAATTGGCTTTGAAAGCCAACACCACTAGACACAATGTATCGTTAGTTATCAATAAGTATTTCAATCAGAACTTTTTTGATTTCATCAATGAGTATAGGATTAAATACGTGAAGGAGTTGTTCTTAAAACCTGAATGTCAGGGAGAGCATGTCATTCAATTGGCCTATCGCGCAGGCTTCAATAATAAAGTTTCCTTTAATAAAGCATTTAAAAAATTCACAGGTCAAACTCCATTGTCCTATCGCTCGGAGAAAGCAGAAGGGTAG
- the yaaA gene encoding peroxide stress protein YaaA: MIAVISPAKTLNFENNVEQESFTTPRFSTQTNRLIRELRLKKAADIQQLMGVSENIAQLNVKRYKDYRREHTLDNSKQSIHAFKGDVYIGLDVDQLDASDIEFAQKHLRILSGLYGLLRPKDIIQPYRLEMGTSLQVGEHSTLYKYWNDQIVKLVHKDLKEQGDQVIINLASNEYFKAIQRKTLKAQVIDVEFLDLKNDKYKVISFFAKKARGMMARYILKNRINDPELLKAFDYEGYYFDPQMSSENHLVFKRDQAPG; encoded by the coding sequence ATGATCGCAGTGATTTCCCCGGCTAAAACGCTGAATTTTGAAAACAACGTAGAACAAGAATCATTCACTACCCCAAGATTTTCTACACAAACCAATCGCCTGATCCGGGAATTGAGATTAAAAAAAGCAGCTGACATTCAGCAGCTTATGGGTGTGAGTGAAAACATTGCTCAACTCAATGTGAAGCGATATAAGGATTACAGAAGAGAACATACGCTGGACAACTCAAAACAGAGTATTCATGCATTTAAAGGTGATGTATATATTGGATTAGACGTAGATCAGCTTGACGCTTCAGATATTGAATTTGCGCAAAAGCATCTCCGAATTTTATCCGGCCTATATGGTCTGCTTCGTCCCAAAGATATTATTCAGCCCTACCGCTTAGAAATGGGTACTAGTCTTCAAGTAGGTGAACATTCTACACTATATAAGTACTGGAATGACCAAATAGTGAAATTGGTTCATAAGGATTTAAAAGAACAAGGAGATCAAGTAATCATCAACCTGGCTTCCAATGAGTACTTCAAAGCTATTCAAAGAAAAACACTCAAGGCTCAAGTAATCGATGTAGAGTTTCTCGATTTAAAGAATGATAAATACAAGGTGATATCTTTTTTTGCTAAAAAAGCCAGAGGCATGATGGCCAGGTATATTCTTAAAAACAGAATCAATGACCCTGAACTACTTAAGGCATTTGACTATGAAGGTTATTACTTCGATCCTCAAATGTCATCTGAAAATCATTTAGTATTTAAGAGGGATCAAGCACCTGGCTAA